The Corynebacterium jeddahense genome has a window encoding:
- a CDS encoding DUF4040 family protein, with the protein MTLPLVIGLVAATVVLSPILVRVIDKKAGYPLAALLFAAAAVLGSKFTSVAQGDALFWSRTWAADVMGTGTSIDFALRADGLGIFFALLALVIGGVVFLYSAAYLPERDGNTSFYTIMTAFTLSVLLLVLADDAVLLFIAWELVSIASFLLIARSGSSGEAGSYRTLILTFFGGLTLLAGLAVASIQAGTTRLQDILASDVWGDNRLTVVVAMLIAFSAFTKAAQFPFHFWLPEAMAAATPVSAFLHAAAVVKAGVYLLLRFSTIFHDVAAWNYLLVITGLFTALMSAIFAITKTDLKHLTAYSTVSHLGWIVAAIGVGSPIALAAAMTHTLAHALFKSSLFMLIGVVDHEAGTRDMRRLGPLYDKMPYTFVSTVVAACSMAAVPPLFGFVSKESILDAFHEAPHGMVLLLIAGCAAFLTFVYSAKIVFGAFIDGPKDMTGVHEAPAALWVPAALPGWMSAVLPFLLFWVDSPISAGVRAITGDETFEVHLGLWHGFTAPFLVSVIVLAGGIFFTVYHRKPVYERFRNKALLPADGTEVLSWTTRKLSRMGESFGALADGFNPSRHLFPLLASVTAMGLAALLLTDGVDGVALAPRADGLDVWWDLIPFAIIAASVLGMVFTRSRLASAVLLGTVGVGMTLQMFMLGAPDVALTQFLVEALTVVVILVVLRYQPRMFPETKRRRKVFAGVFALLAGVVAFFGVYNLTGRRDRSELAQWYLTEGGKLTGADNIVAVIIVEFRGFDTLGELSVLGMAAVVIAAVVSSMPRHMFEAGTRPRPFGQSQLNSIPLRKAAALVVPVLIVLSVLIFFRGHTAPGGGFVAALVLATAFALNYLSRGADADVVHPMTPIRLTGWGIIIAISSGFLGLIEGGFMYAIHGEIAGEHLTTSLIFDFGIYLAVLGMVTSAINALGGYLRPGAELSELDYARDEAENPLPAVPEPEQPENAVDAHPAPINPAHDPQPLTTKEQ; encoded by the coding sequence ATGACACTACCCCTTGTCATCGGGCTCGTCGCGGCGACGGTGGTGCTCTCGCCGATTCTCGTGCGGGTCATAGACAAGAAGGCCGGCTACCCGCTGGCGGCGCTGCTGTTCGCCGCCGCGGCCGTGCTGGGCTCGAAATTCACCAGCGTTGCCCAGGGCGACGCCCTTTTCTGGTCGCGCACCTGGGCGGCGGACGTCATGGGCACGGGCACCTCGATCGATTTCGCGTTGCGCGCGGACGGCCTGGGCATCTTCTTCGCGCTACTGGCGCTGGTCATCGGCGGGGTGGTGTTCCTGTACTCAGCCGCGTACCTGCCGGAGCGCGACGGCAACACCAGCTTCTACACCATCATGACGGCGTTCACCCTGTCGGTGCTATTGCTTGTGCTTGCGGACGACGCGGTGCTGCTCTTCATCGCCTGGGAGCTCGTCTCCATCGCATCGTTCCTGCTCATCGCCCGCTCCGGATCTTCCGGCGAGGCCGGGTCTTACCGCACGCTCATCCTCACCTTCTTCGGCGGCCTGACGCTTTTGGCGGGTTTGGCGGTCGCCTCGATTCAGGCGGGCACTACACGCCTCCAGGACATCCTCGCGTCCGACGTGTGGGGCGACAACCGCCTCACCGTCGTGGTGGCAATGCTGATCGCGTTCTCCGCGTTCACCAAAGCCGCGCAGTTCCCCTTCCACTTCTGGCTGCCGGAGGCCATGGCGGCCGCCACCCCGGTGTCCGCGTTCCTGCACGCCGCGGCCGTGGTGAAGGCCGGCGTGTACCTGCTACTGCGCTTCTCCACCATCTTCCATGACGTCGCTGCCTGGAACTACCTGCTGGTGATCACCGGCCTATTCACGGCACTGATGTCCGCGATCTTCGCGATTACCAAGACGGACCTGAAGCACCTCACCGCATACTCCACCGTGTCCCACCTGGGCTGGATCGTGGCCGCCATTGGCGTCGGCTCCCCCATCGCGCTCGCTGCGGCGATGACCCACACGCTCGCGCACGCACTGTTTAAGTCGTCGCTGTTCATGCTCATCGGCGTGGTCGACCACGAGGCCGGCACGCGCGACATGCGCCGGCTGGGCCCTCTCTACGACAAGATGCCGTACACCTTCGTCTCCACCGTCGTGGCCGCGTGCTCCATGGCTGCGGTGCCGCCCCTGTTCGGCTTCGTGTCCAAGGAGTCCATCCTCGACGCGTTCCACGAGGCGCCGCACGGCATGGTCCTGCTGCTCATCGCCGGGTGCGCCGCCTTCCTCACCTTCGTCTATTCGGCGAAGATCGTCTTCGGTGCGTTTATCGACGGCCCGAAGGACATGACCGGGGTCCACGAAGCCCCGGCGGCCCTCTGGGTGCCCGCCGCGCTGCCGGGCTGGATGTCCGCAGTCCTGCCCTTCCTGCTCTTCTGGGTGGACAGCCCCATCTCTGCGGGCGTGCGCGCCATCACCGGCGACGAGACCTTCGAGGTGCACCTCGGCCTCTGGCACGGCTTCACCGCACCGTTCCTGGTCTCGGTGATCGTGCTGGCCGGCGGCATCTTCTTCACCGTCTACCACCGCAAGCCGGTCTACGAGCGCTTCCGCAACAAAGCACTCCTGCCTGCCGACGGCACCGAGGTCCTCTCCTGGACCACCCGCAAGCTCTCCCGCATGGGCGAAAGCTTCGGCGCGCTGGCGGACGGCTTCAACCCCTCGCGCCACCTCTTCCCCCTCCTCGCCTCCGTCACCGCGATGGGCCTGGCCGCGCTGCTGCTTACCGACGGCGTCGACGGCGTCGCACTCGCCCCGCGCGCCGACGGTCTCGACGTGTGGTGGGACCTCATCCCGTTCGCCATCATCGCCGCCTCCGTGCTCGGCATGGTGTTCACCCGCTCGCGGCTCGCCTCCGCGGTGCTCCTGGGCACCGTCGGCGTGGGCATGACGCTGCAGATGTTCATGCTCGGCGCGCCGGACGTGGCGCTGACCCAGTTCCTGGTCGAGGCGCTCACCGTCGTGGTCATCCTGGTGGTCCTGCGCTACCAGCCGCGCATGTTCCCGGAGACGAAGCGCCGCCGCAAGGTCTTCGCCGGCGTATTCGCCCTGCTGGCGGGCGTGGTCGCCTTCTTCGGCGTGTACAACCTCACCGGGCGGCGCGACCGCTCCGAGCTGGCGCAGTGGTACCTCACCGAGGGCGGCAAGCTCACCGGGGCGGACAACATCGTCGCCGTGATCATCGTGGAGTTCCGCGGCTTCGATACGTTGGGCGAGCTGTCCGTGCTCGGCATGGCCGCCGTGGTCATCGCCGCCGTGGTCAGCTCCATGCCGCGCCACATGTTCGAGGCCGGCACCCGCCCGCGCCCGTTCGGCCAGTCCCAGCTCAACTCCATCCCGCTGCGCAAGGCCGCGGCCCTGGTGGTGCCGGTGCTGATCGTGCTATCCGTCCTCATCTTCTTCCGCGGCCACACGGCGCCGGGCGGCGGCTTCGTCGCCGCCCTGGTGCTGGCCACCGCGTTCGCCCTGAACTACCTCTCGCGCGGCGCAGACGCGGACGTGGTCCACCCGATGACGCCGATCCGCCTCACCGGCTGGGGCATCATCATCGCGATCTCCTCCGGCTTCCTCGGCCTCATCGAGGGCGGGTTCATGTACGCCATCCACGGCGAGATCGCCGGCGAGCACCTCACCACCTCGCTCATCTTCGACTTCGGCATCTACCTCGCCGTGCTGGGCATGGTCACCTCCGCGATCAACGCCCTCGGCGGCTACCTCCGCCCCGGCGCGGAACTCTCCGAGCTCGACTACGCGCGCGACGAGGCGGAAAACCCGCTGCCCGCCGTCCCCGAGCCCGAGCAGCCCGAGAACGCGGTGGACGCCCACCCCGCCCCCATCAACCCGGCGCACGACCCGCAGCCGCTTACCACGAAGGAGCAGTAA
- a CDS encoding G5 domain-containing protein translates to MIVPGEETKVGHINVPALSDGSVDDSLSRMVVEAYDGNGKYIASSDTAASNGGEQLLRVDANGDIYYTWPEYRGTDLAADKNVQFSVVAKPRTTSQLEAAYELDPYYGPNAKVFGSSNSLPRYSKPNELGRSTISLDDTEFHDPKYEKTEAAIISGVDSATGPLATEPQKVTFTQVPDKIAELVKTKGDGGFEAKVTLDDKYVFEGWTAEMDEDYNVTVTAPENPKPGTFAQPKVVVEYSNGSTDVLSLLVIVDPNNTQVTDLVRPDLSKGKVNNELTAQIALKPIMKGYKAVYPAKYEIDPATVPDGWTVNVDNTGKVTAKADDSVAPGTVITPKITATYPDGTDDEVEVQFQAIVDIKVPDYDTVTNKPNSDVTLKPEIPERGLSGNTTDKAPERYTFENGTTTLTHTDDSGTWRLQINENTGVITTTIPKTAPEGYVLNVSVLAHYDGENPQKVKGTIVVIKGDLAPVYSVETTGPGQAVNHQIADAPEGSTFSFGKKSDGSPLTEMTTDDGWKYTIDPTTGVVSSTPPADAKPGDKNTATVRVETQDGSVAQVPVTTVVKLTNSWEAEPNYPAETVYPGETVTSPLAIQKPEGVEVAKENPYAIQPAEGYKATGDNNGFGNPTYTVTTENGDWIVGLDDKGNVVATAPKTAKPGDTINVPVKVTYSDGSTDDVTASIAVEDNPKRPVPFDVKYVYDDTIPAGEYKVVTEGVKGEETQHKDGTWEQTTAPTNEVVHIGTKPATASKDVTWTAPIPYSTTTRPNPALAPGETKVVQQGVSGERTYTAKFTATGDQASVVESEDAKQPVEEIIEYGPRLEDQELVTETTRKIPFETTIVYDNTLEAGTQVVDTQGVVGEEKVTSTQKLVDGKPSGDPVVKTTTVTEKQDAVIRVGTKTEGANTVEHTEPVPYETKVEYDPNMPAGTYEVVTSGKAGEKTVKVTQTIVNSQVTDSEREEDVTTQPVTEVIKVGTKQATATDKVEWTEPIPFSTVVRPNPDLKPGEVKTVQEGVNGEAKYTATFEGTNGQATVTESKDRTEPTDKIVEYGPTIADQTLTSTTTRPIEFETEIIFDDTLPAGEQKVEQQGENGEEKITSTQEIKDGKPVGKPSITTETKEPTKAIIRVGTKPVTTTVPTTVPTTVLTTVPTTVPTTVPATVTTEVPTTVVSTTTAAGTPTTVTETKSVPTTYTTQVVTTVPTTVPTTVPTTVPMTVNTTTTATSTVTPAPATTTVTEKPAPVTETVTVPFTTKTVWDPTLEPGQEVEDVAGVDGKVQVTVADGKSKVETVTNPVQRVVRVGSKPADGVEWTEETPFKVTVVLDAQLEAGKYETVQEGKPGRVIHRADGTEETTAATDHIIKVGTHKVITNPFEFTSVQPFGTTVRPNFELAPGERKIVQEGKAGLVRYRIDIKTGEVVKLEDSAAVERIVEYGPDASDDKAVTTVTRPVPFDTEVIEDPNLPEGTQVIAQGEVGEEVVTTVQGLKDGRPFGDPITTTKQTVAPTNAVIRVGTKKPDAPQPLPDFERIVELPFTTKIVWDPTLEPGVEVEDVKGAAGQVKIQVVNGEPTVNTVKEPVQRVVRVGSKPADDVEWTEEIPFKVQVRQNPELTRGESRVVQDGVPGLKRYVNGKGEVVTEPVDYIFEIGTKDVVAELTYSSVTLRPGQTADVEPSTGHVEGNKYRKLEWPEGWEGSVDPDTGKLRVTPPADAKPGTKVKLPVEVTDADGNTSTVEMEVTVADGGAAPTPAPEDDKASSDTARRCLANAFAANSPFLWLLPLSILGAVGYGVNEAFGPQIQQLNARFDEAVRRNMPDFGVGHGVEKPEFVREIEGQINAINQRFAPVAEQLQPVGIALGAIALLSLTGVLVAQACSEDGFDNGLTVLGSSKDDNTAEAARSSKK, encoded by the coding sequence GTGATTGTGCCGGGTGAGGAGACCAAGGTCGGCCACATTAACGTACCTGCACTCTCGGACGGCAGCGTCGACGACTCGCTGTCTCGCATGGTTGTGGAGGCCTATGACGGCAACGGCAAGTACATCGCTTCCAGCGACACCGCCGCTTCGAACGGCGGCGAGCAGCTGCTGCGTGTCGACGCCAACGGTGACATCTACTACACCTGGCCCGAATACCGCGGAACTGATCTGGCGGCCGATAAAAACGTGCAGTTCTCCGTCGTGGCGAAGCCGCGCACTACGAGCCAGTTGGAAGCGGCGTACGAATTGGACCCTTATTACGGTCCTAATGCCAAAGTTTTCGGCAGCTCGAATTCGTTGCCGCGTTACAGCAAACCGAATGAGCTCGGCAGAAGCACCATCTCGCTCGACGACACGGAGTTCCACGACCCGAAGTACGAGAAGACCGAAGCTGCGATCATCTCCGGCGTCGATAGTGCTACCGGCCCACTTGCTACCGAGCCGCAGAAGGTGACCTTCACGCAGGTTCCGGACAAAATCGCTGAGCTTGTGAAGACGAAGGGCGACGGCGGTTTCGAAGCCAAGGTCACCCTAGACGACAAGTACGTCTTCGAGGGCTGGACCGCCGAGATGGACGAGGACTACAACGTCACCGTCACAGCCCCGGAGAACCCTAAACCGGGTACATTCGCGCAGCCCAAGGTCGTCGTGGAGTACTCGAACGGCTCGACCGATGTGCTGAGCCTCCTTGTGATCGTTGATCCGAACAACACCCAGGTCACTGATTTGGTGCGCCCGGACCTCTCCAAGGGCAAGGTGAATAATGAACTCACCGCCCAGATTGCTCTGAAGCCCATCATGAAGGGTTACAAGGCGGTCTACCCGGCGAAGTACGAGATTGACCCGGCCACTGTTCCGGATGGCTGGACTGTCAACGTCGACAACACGGGCAAGGTCACCGCGAAAGCCGACGATTCCGTTGCGCCGGGTACCGTCATCACCCCGAAGATAACGGCGACCTACCCGGACGGCACCGACGACGAGGTCGAGGTCCAGTTCCAGGCCATCGTGGATATCAAGGTTCCCGATTACGACACGGTGACCAACAAGCCGAACTCTGACGTCACGCTGAAACCTGAGATCCCTGAGCGGGGTCTCAGCGGCAACACGACCGACAAGGCTCCGGAGCGCTACACCTTCGAAAACGGCACGACCACGCTCACCCATACGGATGACAGCGGCACGTGGAGGCTCCAGATCAACGAGAACACGGGTGTTATCACCACCACTATTCCGAAGACTGCGCCGGAAGGCTACGTCCTGAACGTTTCGGTTCTCGCTCACTATGACGGGGAGAATCCACAGAAGGTGAAGGGCACCATCGTCGTCATCAAGGGCGACCTTGCTCCCGTCTACTCAGTGGAAACCACCGGCCCGGGCCAGGCAGTCAATCACCAGATCGCGGATGCGCCGGAGGGTTCGACGTTCTCCTTCGGCAAGAAATCTGACGGCTCGCCGCTCACCGAGATGACAACCGATGACGGCTGGAAGTACACGATCGACCCGACAACCGGTGTCGTCTCCTCCACTCCGCCGGCTGACGCCAAGCCGGGCGACAAGAACACCGCGACGGTCAGGGTTGAGACCCAGGACGGTTCGGTCGCACAGGTTCCCGTCACCACCGTGGTGAAGCTGACCAACAGCTGGGAGGCTGAGCCGAACTACCCGGCGGAGACTGTGTACCCGGGTGAGACTGTAACGTCGCCGCTGGCCATCCAGAAGCCGGAGGGCGTCGAGGTGGCGAAGGAGAACCCGTACGCCATCCAGCCCGCGGAGGGCTACAAAGCTACCGGTGACAATAACGGGTTCGGTAACCCCACCTACACGGTGACCACCGAAAACGGCGATTGGATCGTTGGCCTCGACGACAAGGGCAACGTCGTCGCCACCGCACCTAAGACCGCGAAGCCGGGCGATACCATCAACGTTCCTGTGAAGGTCACCTACTCCGACGGCTCCACGGATGACGTGACTGCCTCGATCGCGGTGGAAGACAACCCGAAGCGCCCGGTTCCGTTCGACGTGAAGTACGTCTATGACGATACGATCCCGGCCGGTGAGTACAAGGTCGTCACTGAAGGCGTGAAGGGCGAAGAGACTCAGCACAAGGACGGCACGTGGGAGCAAACCACTGCGCCGACCAACGAGGTCGTGCACATCGGTACCAAGCCGGCCACTGCGTCCAAGGACGTGACGTGGACCGCCCCGATTCCGTACAGCACCACCACCCGCCCGAACCCGGCGCTCGCTCCTGGTGAGACGAAGGTCGTTCAGCAGGGTGTGAGCGGCGAGCGCACCTACACCGCCAAGTTCACCGCTACCGGCGACCAAGCTTCGGTTGTCGAGTCCGAGGACGCCAAGCAGCCGGTCGAGGAGATCATCGAGTACGGCCCGCGCCTCGAAGACCAAGAACTGGTTACCGAGACCACCCGCAAGATCCCGTTCGAGACCACCATCGTCTACGACAACACTCTCGAGGCGGGTACTCAGGTCGTCGATACGCAAGGCGTTGTCGGCGAGGAGAAGGTCACGAGCACGCAGAAGCTTGTCGACGGCAAACCCTCCGGCGACCCGGTTGTTAAGACCACCACGGTGACAGAGAAGCAGGATGCTGTGATCCGCGTGGGCACCAAGACTGAGGGTGCGAACACGGTTGAGCACACCGAGCCGGTGCCGTATGAGACCAAGGTCGAGTACGACCCGAACATGCCGGCTGGCACGTATGAGGTTGTGACGTCGGGTAAGGCTGGTGAGAAGACCGTCAAGGTCACGCAGACCATCGTCAACAGCCAGGTCACTGACTCCGAGCGTGAGGAGGACGTGACCACGCAGCCGGTGACTGAGGTGATCAAGGTCGGCACGAAGCAGGCCACCGCTACCGACAAGGTGGAGTGGACCGAGCCGATTCCGTTCTCCACGGTTGTGCGTCCGAACCCGGATCTGAAGCCGGGCGAGGTCAAGACCGTCCAGGAGGGTGTCAACGGCGAGGCGAAGTACACCGCGACGTTCGAGGGCACCAATGGCCAGGCCACGGTGACCGAGTCGAAGGATCGCACTGAGCCGACCGACAAGATTGTTGAGTACGGTCCGACGATTGCGGATCAGACGCTGACGTCGACGACGACGCGTCCGATTGAGTTTGAGACCGAGATCATCTTCGATGACACTCTCCCAGCTGGTGAGCAAAAGGTTGAGCAGCAGGGTGAGAACGGCGAAGAGAAGATCACCTCGACGCAGGAGATCAAGGACGGTAAGCCGGTTGGTAAGCCGTCGATAACCACCGAGACTAAGGAGCCGACGAAGGCCATCATCCGCGTCGGTACGAAGCCGGTCACGACGACGGTGCCGACCACGGTTCCCACAACCGTGTTGACGACTGTGCCAACCACCGTGCCGACGACGGTTCCGGCCACCGTCACGACCGAGGTTCCGACGACGGTTGTCTCGACGACCACTGCTGCGGGCACCCCGACGACGGTGACTGAGACCAAGTCGGTCCCGACTACCTACACCACGCAGGTAGTGACGACTGTCCCAACCACGGTTCCCACGACCGTGCCAACGACGGTCCCGATGACGGTCAACACCACCACGACCGCTACCTCGACGGTGACGCCGGCCCCGGCGACCACCACCGTCACTGAAAAGCCGGCGCCGGTGACTGAGACGGTCACCGTGCCGTTCACCACGAAGACTGTCTGGGATCCGACGCTGGAGCCGGGGCAAGAGGTCGAGGATGTCGCAGGTGTGGACGGCAAGGTCCAGGTCACTGTGGCCGACGGCAAGTCCAAGGTTGAAACGGTGACAAACCCGGTGCAGCGCGTTGTACGCGTCGGCAGCAAGCCGGCTGATGGCGTCGAGTGGACCGAGGAGACCCCGTTCAAGGTGACCGTCGTCCTCGATGCCCAACTCGAGGCTGGCAAGTACGAGACGGTGCAAGAAGGCAAGCCGGGCCGGGTGATTCACCGCGCCGACGGCACGGAGGAGACCACTGCGGCGACCGACCACATCATCAAGGTCGGTACGCACAAGGTGATAACCAACCCGTTTGAGTTCACCTCGGTGCAGCCCTTCGGCACCACCGTCCGCCCGAACTTCGAGCTTGCACCGGGCGAGCGGAAGATCGTGCAGGAAGGCAAGGCCGGCCTTGTCCGCTACAGGATCGACATCAAGACCGGTGAGGTAGTCAAGCTCGAGGACTCGGCGGCGGTTGAACGTATCGTCGAGTACGGTCCGGACGCTTCGGACGACAAGGCTGTCACCACTGTGACCCGCCCAGTGCCGTTCGACACCGAAGTCATCGAGGACCCGAACCTGCCTGAGGGCACCCAGGTCATTGCCCAGGGTGAGGTTGGCGAGGAAGTCGTCACCACCGTCCAGGGGCTGAAGGATGGCAGGCCGTTCGGTGATCCGATCACCACGACCAAGCAGACGGTCGCACCCACGAACGCGGTCATCCGCGTCGGCACCAAGAAGCCGGACGCACCGCAGCCGCTGCCGGACTTTGAGCGGATCGTCGAGCTTCCGTTCACCACCAAGATTGTCTGGGACCCGACGCTTGAGCCGGGCGTCGAGGTTGAGGACGTCAAGGGCGCCGCAGGCCAGGTGAAGATCCAGGTTGTCAATGGTGAGCCCACGGTGAACACAGTCAAGGAGCCGGTCCAGCGCGTGGTCCGCGTGGGCAGTAAGCCGGCAGACGATGTGGAGTGGACGGAGGAGATCCCGTTCAAGGTGCAAGTGCGCCAGAACCCTGAGCTCACCCGTGGCGAGTCGCGCGTTGTTCAGGACGGCGTGCCGGGCCTGAAGCGCTACGTCAACGGCAAGGGCGAGGTTGTTACCGAGCCGGTCGACTACATCTTTGAGATCGGCACGAAGGACGTCGTAGCAGAATTGACGTACAGCTCTGTGACGCTGCGCCCGGGGCAGACGGCGGATGTTGAGCCCTCCACCGGCCACGTTGAGGGCAACAAGTACCGCAAGCTCGAATGGCCGGAAGGCTGGGAAGGCAGCGTTGACCCGGATACCGGCAAGCTGCGTGTGACGCCGCCGGCGGACGCCAAGCCGGGCACGAAGGTGAAACTGCCTGTCGAGGTCACCGATGCGGACGGCAACACTTCCACCGTTGAAATGGAAGTCACCGTTGCGGATGGTGGAGCCGCTCCGACCCCGGCGCCGGAGGACGACAAGGCCTCCTCCGACACGGCACGTCGCTGCCTGGCTAACGCGTTCGCCGCCAACAGCCCGTTCCTGTGGCTGCTGCCGCTGAGCATCCTCGGCGCGGTGGGCTACGGCGTCAACGAGGCGTTCGGTCCGCAGATCCAGCAGCTCAACGCGCGGTTCGACGAAGCGGTTCGCCGCAACATGCCGGACTTCGGTGTCGGCCACGGCGTTGAGAAGCCGGAGTTCGTCCGCGAGATCGAGGGCCAGATCAACGCGATCAACCAGCGCTTCGCCCCGGTGGCGGAGCAGCTGCAGCCGGTTGGCATCGCACTCGGCGCGATTGCGCTGCTCTCGCTCACCGGCGTGCTGGTAGCGCAAGCGTGCTCCGAGGACGGCTTTGACAACGGGCTGACCGTGCTCGGCTCCTCGAAGGATGACAACACTGCAGAGGCAGCGAGGTCCTCGAAGAAGTAG
- a CDS encoding CAP domain-containing protein, with protein sequence MKRSTLPALALALALPLAAVQIAPLPEADAQTATVNVNSTEVRARLAAQAIEEMINEYREANGLHPLVTHMLYDEQALAWSRQMIADQDDPHWGKPQYDSKGAMVASGSFRHSDMKKWGHSGENIIVQGYYADTDTEWKRVAEQLFEGWRNSPVHNENLLRADAQGMGLGLVRDEDGNVWGTTMFFIDTIPVNVQGRGEAQLAADGVTQSAKKSDAPFYVPEGARARLGVGAVADPKDTKGYAVSYDLVEGSGKDALQIRVLRTSSNGKLVLDKAASAARGLDPVAGGTVGSVSTPGTGKPSSAPTSSAPTPPAQTPPAPTSVAQPSTTPAVPELPQPPKPTPTLKEIPSKTGGTSTATATETVTATAAANSTNTQQPTKEQPAPADERSSSTAGIVAGVVAALLVALGAAAVALPMVAPDLAAQLGLPRIG encoded by the coding sequence GTGAAACGGTCCACCCTCCCCGCGCTCGCACTCGCGCTAGCGCTTCCGCTCGCCGCCGTCCAAATCGCACCCCTGCCAGAGGCGGACGCGCAAACCGCAACAGTCAACGTGAACTCCACAGAAGTGCGCGCTCGGCTCGCCGCGCAGGCGATCGAGGAGATGATCAACGAGTACCGCGAAGCAAACGGCCTGCACCCGCTAGTCACGCACATGCTTTACGACGAGCAAGCGTTGGCCTGGTCACGGCAAATGATCGCTGACCAGGACGATCCCCACTGGGGCAAGCCACAGTACGACTCGAAGGGGGCCATGGTCGCGTCCGGGTCCTTCCGCCACTCGGACATGAAAAAGTGGGGGCACTCTGGCGAGAACATCATCGTCCAGGGGTACTACGCTGACACCGACACTGAGTGGAAGCGGGTGGCGGAGCAACTGTTCGAGGGCTGGCGCAACTCCCCGGTCCACAACGAAAACTTGCTGCGCGCGGACGCCCAGGGGATGGGCCTCGGGCTCGTGCGCGACGAGGATGGCAATGTGTGGGGGACCACCATGTTCTTCATCGACACGATCCCCGTCAACGTGCAAGGCAGGGGAGAGGCACAACTCGCCGCTGACGGCGTGACGCAATCCGCCAAGAAGAGCGACGCACCGTTCTATGTCCCCGAAGGTGCCAGGGCGCGGCTCGGGGTTGGTGCGGTGGCTGACCCCAAGGACACTAAGGGGTACGCCGTCTCGTACGACCTCGTTGAGGGCTCGGGCAAGGATGCCCTCCAAATCCGTGTGCTGCGCACATCCTCCAACGGCAAACTTGTGCTGGACAAGGCCGCCTCTGCCGCCCGAGGCCTAGACCCCGTGGCGGGCGGGACGGTCGGGAGCGTTTCCACGCCGGGGACGGGAAAGCCCTCGTCCGCGCCGACCTCGTCTGCGCCGACCCCGCCCGCACAGACCCCGCCCGCACCGACGTCGGTCGCGCAGCCGTCTACGACGCCAGCGGTGCCTGAGCTCCCGCAGCCACCGAAGCCGACGCCGACGTTGAAGGAGATCCCGTCTAAGACCGGAGGAACGTCGACAGCGACTGCGACCGAGACCGTGACTGCGACCGCTGCGGCAAACTCGACGAACACCCAGCAACCCACCAAGGAGCAGCCCGCGCCGGCGGACGAGCGCTCCAGCAGCACCGCTGGCATCGTCGCCGGCGTTGTCGCGGCGCTGCTCGTCGCCCTCGGCGCAGCTGCAGTCGCGCTGCCGATGGTTGCCCCGGACCTGGCGGCGCAGCTAGGGCTTCCGCGCATCGGCTAG